In Nicotiana tabacum cultivar K326 chromosome 11, ASM71507v2, whole genome shotgun sequence, a single window of DNA contains:
- the LOC107809534 gene encoding hydroquinone glucosyltransferase-like: protein MAETPITTQSEQKPHVVLLPTPGMGHLVPLVEFAKRLIHEHDFSITVILPTNGPISESQKKFLNSLPSTMNYLLLPPVNFDDLPEDVKAETRISLTVTRSLPSFRKVFMLLVETKKTVALVVDLFGTDTFDVAKEFNVSPYIFYPTTAMCLSLFLYLPTLDAAVSCEYRELKEPVRIPGCVPIEAKELLDPVQDRKNDAYKWLLHHTKRYKMAEGIVVNSFKELEPGAIKALHEEEPDKPPVYAVGPLIHMDVSSKAEELECLKWLDEQPCNSVLYISFGSGGTLSHEQLIELAMGLEMSDQRFLWVIRCPNDRIANATYFNIQSSSNPFDFLPQGFLERTKGQGLMVPNWAPQAQILSHSSTGGFLTHCGWNSTLESVVHGIPLIAWPLYAEQRMNTIMLNEDLKVALRLKTSENGVVGREEIAEVVRELMEGEGGKGVRSRMRDLKDVAAKVLGENGSSTKALAELASKMRKVLQN, encoded by the exons ATGGCGGAAACTCCAATAACAACACAATCAGAACAAAAACCCCATGTCGTCCTTCTACCAACTCCAGGAATGGGTCACTTAGTCCCCCTCGTTGAATTCGCCAAACGACTTATTCACGAGCACGACTTCTCTATAACAGTCATCCTTCCTACTAACGGTCCTATCTCTGAATCTCAAAAAAAATTCCTCAACTCCCTTCCTTCTACCATGAATTACCTCCTTTTACCTCCCGTTAACTTCGACGATTTACCCGAAGATGTTAAAGCCGAGACACGTATCTCTCTTACAGTCACACGTTCACTTCCTTCTTTTCGTAAAGTTTTCATGTTACTAGTTGAAACGAAGAAAACAGTTGCTTTAGTGGTTGATCTTTTTGGCACGGATACATTTGATGTAGCAAAAGAATTTAATGTTTCTCCTTATATTTTTTACCCTACTACAGCTATGTGTTtgtcattatttctttatttGCCTACACTTGATGCAGCTGTGTCATGTGAGTATAGAGAGTTGAAAGAACCGGTTCGGATTCCGGGTTGTGTTCCTATTGAAGCAAAGGAACTTCTCGACCCGGTTCAGGATAGGAAGAATGATGCTTACAAATGGCTGCTTCATCATACGAAAAGGTATAAAATGGCGGAGGGAATAGTGGTGAATAGTTTCAAGGAGTTGGAACCAGGTGCCATTAAAGCTTTGCATGAGGAAGAACCAG ATAAGCCACCGGTTTACGCAGTTGGACCGCTTATACATATGGATGTAAGCAGTAAAGCTGAGGAATTAGAATGTTTGAAATGGCTAGATGAGCAGCCATGTAACTCAGTTTTGTACATCTCCTTTGGAAGTGGTGGAACTCTCTCACATGAGCAGCTAATTGAACTTGCAATGGGTTTAGAAATGAGTGATCAAAGATTTTTATGGGTTATAAGATGCCCAAATGATAGAATTGCTAATGCCACTTACTTTAATATCCAAAGTTCAAGTAACCCTTTTGATTTTTTACCACAAGGGTTCTTGGAAAGGACCAAAGGACAAGGATTAATGGTGCCTAATTGGGCTCCACAAGCCCAAATCCTTAGCCATAGCTCGACAGGCGGGTTCTTGACTCACTGTGGATGGAATTCGACGTTAGAGAGTGTGGTCCATGGCATTCCACTTATTGCTTGGCCGTTATATGCAGAACAAAGAATGAACACGATAATGTTAAACGAGGATCTAAAAGTGGCATTGAGGCTGAAAACCAGTGAGAATGGCGTCGTGGGAAGAGAGGAAATTGCTGAAGTGGTAAGAGAATTGATGGAAGGTGAAGGAGGAAAAGGAGTTCGTAGTAGAATGAGAGATTTAAAAGATGTAGCTGCTAAAGTACTTGGTGAAAATGGTTCTTCTACAAAAGCACTAGCTGAACTGGCTTCCAAAATGAGAAAGGTATTACAGAATTGA